A genomic segment from Dermacentor silvarum isolate Dsil-2018 chromosome 11, BIME_Dsil_1.4, whole genome shotgun sequence encodes:
- the LOC119432616 gene encoding uncharacterized protein LOC119432616 — protein MLHLPSKLASLPGIHHALYADDITIWATQGNLGHMESCLQAAATVVDDYATYCGLQCAPAKSEFVHVRLSPRDTTQLRIILPSGPIREAKEIHVLGLFIHHHRRADTTLAKLRKVGDQVGRMVSRVSNKRGGLRSKDALRLAHAFVTSRILYSIPYLHLRKHDDDQLEVIHRKVIKRALDLPLATSNQSLLALGLVNTFRELREAHLVNQYTRLAQNPSGRRLLDRLHIKHDYHIEERVRVPEPWRRSSGSDPFPATCPEKTIAVVAGRVRKRCGDTMVTKKHVGLLDT, from the coding sequence ATGCTTCATCTTCCCTCCAAATTGGCTTCTCTGCCTGGTATTCATCACGCTctttacgcggatgatatcacaaTCTGGGCCACGCAAGGTAACCTGGGCCACATGGAGTCCTGCCTGCAAGCAGCAGCGACCGTAGTCGACGACTACGCAACCTACTGCGGACTCCAGTGCGCCCCAGCTAAATCTGAATTTGTGCACGTACGTCTCTCCCCTCGGGACACAACTCAGCTACGCATCATTCTCCCCTCGGGACCGATCCGGGAGGCCAAGGAGATCCACGTCCTTGGCCTCTTCATACACCACCACCGCAGGGCCGACACCACCCTGGCCAAGCTCCGCAAGGTGggagaccaggtgggccgcatggtcagCCGTGTCTCCAACAAGCGGGGCGGATTACGAAGCAAGGATGCATTGCGGCTTGCCCATGCTTTCGTAACGAGTAGAATCCTCTACTCGATCCCCTACTTGCACCTGCGCAAACACGATGATGACCAATTGGAGGTCATCCACCGGAAAGTCATCAAGCGGGCTCTCGACCTCCCGCTCGCTACATCCAACCAGAGCCTTCTGGCCCTGGGCTTGGTGAACACTTTCCGGGAGCTTCGAGAAGCCCACTTAGTCAACCAATACACGCGTCTTGCACAGAACCCGTCTggtcgccgcctcttggaccggCTACACATCAAACACGACTACCACATTGAGGAAAGGGTGAGAGTGCCTGAACCCTGGAGACGGTCCTCCGGGTCCGACCCCTTCCCCGCAACATGTCCAGAGAAGACCATAGCGGTCGTCGCCGGGCGCGTGCGGAAGCGTTGCGGCGACACTATGGTCACCAAAAAAcacgtgggccttctggacacgTGA